acaaataacttaTCAGCATCATGACAGTGTCTTTATCCACATCCTTAACCAAGTCAGTGATCATGTCCTCTGTCTTCTTGGCAATGTACTTATTGATCTCTTGTGCAGCCACATCAGGTTTGCTGAAATCAGCAGTGAAAGCCTCACTCTGATAGTAGTGTTGGGCATCCTGCAGGAACTTGTCAAGTGGCTTGAAGCCCTGTCTGACAGCTAGAGAAGTGCCCATCTCCAGCTGAAAGGCATCTCGGCTGTGATTGAGCATGTGGAGCAGGTGCTCGTATCCCTCATTAACCTGTGCGGGCTGGAGGTTACTGTATTCCAGTACACGGTAGATCTCTGAGTGAGTCTGTTCCTTGGCGCCCAGGGCTAGCAGGGACAGTGCCATAGAGATGCTCAATGGACTGAAAAAGATGTTCTTGCCTTTAGAGTCGGGCAGGGCATTTAGCTTCCTGTACAGACTGAAAGCAAAGTCAGCATTGTGTGGGGAAAGCAGATGGCAGTCTTGGTGGGCACCCTCATGGCTGGGATGGGGCTCCCCTTTGGCGTGATGAAGATGTTTGTGATGATCTGCAGAGTGGATGCCATGGTTGTTGCTAGCTGGAGCTGCAGCGCAGGCTATGACCAGCAGCAGGCCAAAGGTCAAATAAAAAGAGAACTTATCCCACATTTTGTTATCTACCTAAAGAGCAcaagacagaagagacagatATTCTTATCACTGGCCCTTTGCATGGTTCTTCAGTATAATGTAGTTTATAGAAGTGCATCGTAATAAAGAGTAAAAAAGCAAAGTAGAGTATCACAAGTAGAATGTATTAATGTATTGCAATAAAAATCAAGAAAATCATTCGTATATATATAAGTCGATGTGCacaaaaatactgaaataaatgtaaaataatatgCTTAAATTATAAACTATTGAAAATAGTGATCATTTCATAAATAACCTCTGGGATCTTCTCAGACACCCTGAATATTACACTGCATAAATGAAATGCCCACTGAGACAAGATGTCGTCTTTAATTATATTCTCGTCAAAATACATTccaaataaaactaaaatgatCATGCACAAGCCTTCCTGTAGTAATGGCCAGTACATTACATGAATGTCATTCATACAGCTGTTCAGTTTTGTAAAATGGTAGACCGTTTATTCTACTTATTATTGCTAAAATATTACACTACTGACAACATGTATGCCTGCTGATGTGACATTTCttatatggttatattacaCTTAGAATTCTTGTGGTTTATATAAAACATGTTGCCTTTTAGTTCTTTCTTAGGATATCATGCAGCACATGGGGCCAGTGGCCAGTGGACTCTACTGAACTCCATCCCTTGGTTCAGTGTATTTTGTCAGGCAGTGAATCCTatttgttaaacaaacaaacaaacaaaaaaaaagtgactgcaGATAAAATATCAGTCTGTAGCCATTTAAGTATTTCTGTGTAAAACATTGTGACCGTATAGGAAAAACGGCAATCATCATATCTGATTAATGCCTGATCCCAGTTGAAAtactctatttatttattagccaGTGTTTGCTAATTTGAAGGTTCAATTTCCTTAATGTGATAACATGACACCGGGTAAATCAAAATGGTTATCAGGTAACTTACCATAGGAGTACTGTCTGCAGGAGACTGTCCCAGTCAGCAGTCAATCTGGTCATTTTTATACTCCTTCAAAAATCAAAACGTGGCAAACATTGCTCAACTTCCATTCTGTGAACCATGATTCAAAGTCTTAAAGTTATGTAAGATCAGATGTCACGTCAGACATCAGGAAGTTCAGTGACAGAAGaggtgaatttttttcttttttcttttggtaaaaCAAAGAGTTCACAGTCTTGTGAAGTCAATTTATTTAGTTGTTTTGATTTGGTGTTATCCCAgttagtgcttttttttttctatttttggcTGAGAAGTTATTTCCCAACATTAGTTCGGACAGTTCGTTTAGAGTTTGGGCATCTGTCTTCGGCATGTGAGAGGCACTTTCATCACCTTGTGCACCAATTACAGGCCTCTTTCAAGAAACAttgaggtagagagacagatatatagagatagatagagagagacagagagtgagggggtgggggggaagtCAACAAATCTGcctgtttcagtttgtttttttgcaaaatttGACAGACTCGGTCATACATTACTGGGACAGTCTCAGCCAGATCTTTGTGATGACTGGATTGCTTGGCTGGATGAGTTTTGGGTGGAACATTTTGCAATGCACCTTTCACCTTATCTGAGAGTGCTTGCAGGACTACTCCTTCAGACAGGCAACAACTACCATGCTCCATTCAATtcatgtttgcatatgtgtgtgtgggcatgtatAACGATAATGAATTGAAACTATTTCAAAGCTCTTAGCAGTGACTTGAATCATTCTGTCTATTGGACTGTGACATTAGTAAAGGAAGAGCTTAGCCAAAGTCCAATCAAACAAGCAGTCGACTGTATATTGGctaagaaaatatttatttttaagtgaGTGGGTTTGCTGGGGTCATCTGAGAACACGTTTCTGAGAAACTCACAAAACTAGCAAGTGAGATCTGGGCCTTAGAAAACAGGTTACTTACTGCAGCAGAATGTTAATAAAACCAAGAAAAGAATTACATCCAGTATACATAGATTCAGGACAGATGTAAACATTATAGGCTGACATAAAGCAAGAGACAAATTATACAGAGTCATGTTCTCACTTAAGACCTGTGACATGtctttcataaatattttcaaatacattAATTTTTAAGTCATATTCCAAAAAATGGAGTGCAAGAAGCAGAAGCAACTCTTTAAatcatctttttaaataaagtgttgGAATATGCCGAAGTAATCTGTATCTTCATAACCAAAATGACCAGTCTTTCTCAAATACCACTTGAAGGCAAATGCCAAAGTCTTGATGTCAAATAttaatgtgtacatttttaaaattgcttCTACAGCGTAATGTATGTTGCTTGAATCTAAAAGCAGGGTAGTTCGACAAGGCTGACCTCTAGAAAAACAGTTGAGCAGGTTATTATAAAGGATATTTTTAGGGATTAAAAGTCAGATAAAGGTAATATTCTTGATATATGCATTATGACTCGTCATTGTAACAGAGTCTTTTGACTTTTCCCAAGATACTTGCGGAATGGACTTTTCTTCGTTTGACTTTTCTTCCCCAACTTGCTCCTGTGTTTTGCGTCTGTTCAACAGCAGGATGTTTTTGGCCCCTGCAAAAAATGATGTCAGTAATACAGCTGACAAGGCCAGAACAAAAGCTCTTAGATCCTTAGGTATGCTATGTtcttctctgattggttacaTGATGTTAGTCCTCACAAAGGAGTGGGCAGTCATTGGAATGAGAACTGCTTTTTTGTGAAGTAATGtcaaattcagtttaaatttcTCTTCCAGATAGGTGAGATGAAGAGAAGTCTTTCTGAGAGAAGGTCACTATCAACAGCATCAAAAGCTACAGTGTGGCTAAGAGCTGAGATGAAGTCTTTTGATTTCAGGTCATTTCTCAGATTCACAGAAATTCAAAGTAACCTGACTATGGCCTTTGTTAAGGTCATATATATGTACACTCACAATGTACAAACAGTTGAGTGTTCTGATATACATCTATGTACACAACAAGTCTGTTCTCCaggaaaaaaagtgaactgactgattttctttgatttttcatTGCATATATACAATCACAAAGTAAGGGTCTTGTCCCAAGACATTGctgaaaagagcaaaaacaaacaaaaagacataaCTTAGAGCATAAGCATATAACTGTGTAAAAATCTGCCAAACTAAGATGTGGTCCCatgcacattaaaaaacaaaaaagctacAAAACAGTTGACTCTTTTCTAAGTAAGgcaaataaaactgtatttattttggaCTCTGGTCAGACACTTCATTATATAAAGCCCTTGATTATGTAGAACTTAAAAAAGTTCTAATAAATGATTTGCCTTTTAGTAGTTCACATCTGGAGAATTTATTGTGAATACTGAATCTTTGTCATGTTATACTAACTTTAAGTAAATGCTTTTGTAACCAAAGTGCTCTCTGACTGTAAGAATAACAGTTATTTCATGAAAAATTTGTCCAATCTCTATATCAGCAAAGGCAATATCTTTTTACTTACTATGTATGTCACTAGTCTGGATGTTGGATTGGATTTTTTTATGATTCTATGAtcgtttattttttgttatagTAGAAGAATTGCAACTGTTGTCATCTTAGCTCCCGATTTCACAAGTGTATTTATAGGTTTTccagaacacaatacataacaCAGCAATCTGTTTTCTTAAAGTCTTTTAATCCACTGGATTACACGTATGATGTTATTGCAATTTAGGAAGGTACACTTGCTAAATTATATGGTTTTCATGAACACACAAATAATCGTATTATTTCGTTTATTTTCAGCCTTGATTGTGATGATCTATACAAAGTGATTTCTTGGCTGCAGTATGGACATCCCATCATTCTTTACTGTTGTTCATTAATTTgatcagtttatttttattacaaaacagCATGTGCAGGTCAACTTTAAGACAGGGTACTAAAGACAGAAAGGTTAAAGGGTGGGAAGAGGTGTCCCAGCTGTCTTTATATATTGGACTCTTTGTAAGTTGCTTTCTGTGTGAGGTATTGACTGATCCACTGTGTTACCGAGCCTCTGTTTCTTGTTGTTCTATTTTCTCAGTTTCTACATAGGACTTGTCTGTTTTGGCTGATATGTCATGTGTGGCCAGACGTGACAAGGCCTTACGTTTCAATATATGAAAGCTGCAACAATGCCCCAGAGGACTTTCACCTCAAGAGTATAGGAGCATATAACATACCAGGAGGACGGGTTCCTACACGGTTAAGTCGGTATATTGAGAAGCAGAGACATGATTTCAGTTATACAAATAAAAGTTTATTGGTAACGAAAAACGAAAATGAtggaataaaactgaaataacaaaTTGCCTCTTCCATGTTAAAATGCAAGTATAGAAAAGTAAAATTATTGaagttaataaaataaatgaagtgtataaaaactttaaaatagCCAAACCAACTTCGGGGAATATAAAGAATCCAGCTATGTAACTGGTGGAGGGCAGAGGGCTGACTGCAGGGGCTTTAGTAAGACTAAAGGGAGAATAAGCTATGACACTGCCACATTAAATTTGGGGTCTGATCATTTAAATTCATAATGAAGAGCATAAATGTAATACTTGCAGTGTAATACATACTGGGTTCACTATCTATGCGAAAAGGTAGAGGTATGTATTTTCCTTTGTAATGTAAAGttacgttgttgttttttttacctctttcaCAAAatgatatgtatgtgtatgtgtgggtttctTAAAGTATCACGAACCAATGTTATTTAAGCAGGGTGTGTGTTAGGCAAAGGGGTGGATTTACGGGGAGAAGAGGAAGCTGTGTATCATCTGTGTGGCGCCAGTTTTAAAGGACTGCAGCAACgagtaaaagaaaaacttctTAGTTTGTTTCTACACAAGCactaaaagaaaggaaatagaAATGAACTGGGGAGCGGTGCGACCTAAAGTTTCTTGCAAGGCGTTCCTGCTACTCTTAGCGCGTCCCCCGCGAGCGGACGCACAGCTCGGAAGAGGGACAAACCTCATGGATAACCTCCCTCCACAGATCCCGGTGAGAtcaatgccatttttttttacatagtaTACCATTATAAAGCAATCGCATTTTTTTGGTCATGAGTTTtcgtaattttttttctttgtggatttgatttttctttttggtggaCCAACGCGGGATAGCTGTCGCTTTTGGCCGCCTTCCTGTTTCTTCTATGGGACTTAAAAACTCTTTAGGACGGTCTGCTGTGGACTTAATGAAATATTTCGTTTTCACGGACTGTTAGTTTAATTTGGGGATCAGGAAAGGGGAGTTTAAgggtttattttctttgttaacGATATGTTCATTCTGTAATACATAGCGCTGTGCGCCACTTGACACTTGTGCGGTTCATTCGTACACTGGTTGAAGCCAAAACTAAAGTTTGtagatattttgtgttttgggtgatCTGACATAGGGAAAGATTTCCAAACACACTCAATTAGTCTACTTCCCAAAGAGAAGCCTTAGGTCTGCTGCTGACCCCTTTTTCCCCAGCTACAATGGCGGGCAATCATCTGTCTGCGTGATAGAAGAAATACTTTACAATTTTTTGTaccaatacatttttaaaaagctatttTTGTAAAAAGGAATTCCTAATTATTGCTCTACCTTGTAACACCCAGGGTTGATCTCACCTATAATAAACATCTTTTTGCTATCAAACTGGCTTTTGTTACTGGAGTACTTTTGTACACTTTCAGTTTTGTAGTAATTCCACTACCTCCTCAGtcaataaaattaattttacacCTGAAATCACATCTCTGGCTTCTTGGTATCAACaaacctgtgttttgtgtgcaagCACTAGGATGAAACTTTCTGGGTGAATTTCCCAGGGTGGTGTAGCTGGCCACATTTGAAAAATTCTTTAGCTGACTTGGTGTACTTAAAGGTCTTCCCTGTGCAACATTACCATCATGGAGAAATGATATAGATTCGCAGATgcagtttgtgttgttgtaaCTACCTCGCCTCCCCCCTTGGCAActtcagccactcagcgttCAGCGACGCTGGTCTACTGATGACCGGTCTGATCACCATTCACCTGCTTCATCTGTTtgcaatttaatttaattaattttgtttcttatttaaaCCCCTTAGTTGTACAccttctttgtgaagtcttcaCTTGGTTTTCTACCAGGAACCTTTGCCAGTGATTTTTGTGAATCAAACCCAGGTTGACCGAACTTTGTGAGATAAACCCTGTTGCTATAACCAGATCCTTTGTTCTTCTCTGCCTTTTGTGAATTAAATCCTGTGTTGCGCACTAGCGTCCTGCCTCAGTTCCAGTCTTCTGACAGTTGTGCTGCTGAGTAAATGTTAAATTATGACAGAGATGCAGAAGAGCCAGTTCTAAGtttatttataatattataccttttttgtttgtttagaaaacAAATTGCAGGAAAAACAAGGAGTCAAGTTATCTTCATGAGTGTTTATTTTGATCAGCAGTGTGTTCTTGCAGACATGAAATtatgttttttgtctctttttaaatctgtttcatatatatatatatatatatatatatatatatatatatgtgtgtgtgtgtgtgtgtgtgtgtatatatacataagaacacacagacacatacatatactgtatatacttcTGAATAGAATTTTGTCAAGATATATATGGAGTTTGCGTTGTACAGCTGATTAAATGCTGAATTATGACAGAGACACAACAGTCTCTTTTACAACTCTGCCAGTTCTAAacttaatattatatatatatatatatatatatatatatatatatatatatattgttatgAAAGCAAattgcaataaaaacaaatcttcAACTTAACTTTATGgatatttattttgattagCAGTCTAGCTGTCGAGGGGCACTTATGCAGCAGTGGGGTCTGTGATCTTGCCCATGAAGAGGATAGTTTTGGTGCTGTCTTCAACAATCAGCAGGAGGAAGGGTCTGTTCAGATCTATTCTCAGTCTTGGCATTACTCCTGAGAAGCCTACAAACCCTACAGTGGTGGCAGCAGCTGCCTCGGTGCCTCTCTCATCCACTTTGAGAACTGCCTTATGTTCCACCTGGAGAATTTattgagaaagaaacagaggtaTGAAACATGTCATTGTATTTCTCAGAAACTCATGTCACCTGAACTTTGCCAGTATGATATAGAACTGTATTATGGCTTGTAACATTTCTCTTCAAAGGATTTAACTCTGATAGTGGAGAGCTAAAATCAGTGTAGTAATTTCTTCTCTTGGAGGGCTTAACATCACTCAGGGCATTTTGTGCCAACTGGGCAAATATATCTATTTCTGATGGAAGTTAAATCCAACTCTTACTGTTAACTCTTAAACCGACTTTCATTTTACCCTGCTGAAATGAGATTGTGTAGGAAGAGGATTGCTTACCCTGATTTAAGGTTAACATGGAGCCAGcaaaatggacaaaatgaaGACACAAAATGGAGTTCTGAACACGTGtgaatttttttaatataccTGTGAAACCTTCAGCTGGTCTGTCTCTGAAATGCTGGAGAAGTCTGCTGTTTCTGAGAATGCACTGACCATTCCCATCTCCTTCAGAGTGTCAGCCAGGGAGTAAGTTGCTGATATGGAGAACTTGGGCACCGTCACTGGGAACATTTCtctagagagacagacaagtttcaagtttcaagtttatttagagcccaatatcactgtttacagtcccAAAGGGCTTtgcaggccacaacagtcaaaatcaaaacaggacggcaccccctgacttaatcctcatggcaggcaagaaaaaactccccaaaaatccaaaagggaaatgggaaaatgggagagacAGTTTGACACATTTAAGTCCCACATAATCTTTAGGATGCAGTATCACTGCGTTCAACGAGTGTGATTTCAAGGCTAGTGTGATTTCAAGGCAACGATTGTTAGATTTTTTTGCTACAGACAATGTGACACGCAGTAACTCTGATGTGAAGTTAACGCCCATTAAACAGAGAGATCATATCTAGTGCACGACTAACAAAATAATGCGCAATTTTCCAAAAGCAAAGTGACAAGCAATTACAGTGTACTGCAGATGATTTCAAACCACTATGTTTGCACACACCTGTACCCAGGTCATGTTTTGAGTTCATctaatatatgtatttgtacGCTATGTCCTTAGCTGTTGATGTCCCCTTTAAGAACCCAAAGACtacagtgatgtcattctgtAGTAGGAAACTGTCAAATGTGGTGCATTCTGAGTATGTAGAGGAGAACGGCAAAACTGCAAAAGGGATGCCGCTGTCTTTTGACAATGAGCTTCATCTTTGTTGATGTTCTTTGTAAGTACATATATTTTCATCTAAAAGCAAGGtaataattattaaatattaaatataaatattagtCTTTTACAAAGACAGATGAAGTTATATGAGTTAATCTTCCTATGATTTTGGTGGATAACGAATGATGGAATGATATGTGGGTAACACATTAGCATGATAGTCTTGCATTAAGTGcatgaatatattttatgtgCATGGGTTTAAATGCAATACCTGCTCATTCTTTGACGGTGTAGAGATTTTATGAGAGGTACGATTAGCTAGGGAACAGTGCAAACCGTGTTTCTTGAAGTAATACATGCCGTTACCTTCCACCTAGCCGTGAATAGAATCCTGGTGTAGAAGACACGTGTGCCTGTGTATTGACGTGTGTGACTAAAGTAAGTAAACTTAGATTGAAGAAGTACAAGAAAGAACCATGTCCTACAACATTACCCAGTCTTATGAAACAGATTCAAAACATGACTTTTAACCTTGCTCCATATAGCTCAGAGGAGAGTGTCAAACTTTACCATGTGAAGGAGACTCTCTCTACACTTGCAGGATTTTTGAAAGACTCCTACCTTACCTCAAAAGACTGTCATGCCAGTGTTTGATCTGATCTTTAGAGAGGAGCCCCTCCACCTCCTGCATCTTCCCCTCATCAGGAAGAAGGATCATCATGGAAGCATTGCCCTTGTATGGCAACATCAGAACAGTGGTGTGGTTGGCTTGGTCTATGTAGTAGTCATAGAGACCCATCCTCGACATCATGTCCACTGCCAATTTGGTATTTTTATCCACTTGGAAGTCAGCTTTACGAGTGTGTCTTTCATTAAAAGGTTTCTCCCATTTACCTAAAGGGAAAGATTTCCAAACACACTTCAACACTCCCAAAGAGCtaagttaaatttaaattaaaccGTAAAACggtaaaatttcatttaaaaaacaatctTCATTGTGAAGACTAAAATAATGTGAACAtacctctgaaaaacaaataacttaTCAGCATCATGACAGCGTCTTTATCCACATCCTTAACCAAGTCAGTGATCATGTCCTCTGTCTTCTTGGCAATGTACTTATTGATCTCTTGTGCAGCCACATCAGGTTTGCTGAAATCAGCAGTGAAAGCCTGACTCTGATAGTAGTGTTGGGCATCCTGCAGGAACTTGTCAAGTGGTTTAAATCCCTGTCTGATGGCTAGAGAAGTGCCCATCTCCAGCTGAAAGGCGTCTCGGCTGTGGTTGAGCATGTGGAGCAGGTGCTCGTATCCCTCATTAACCTGTGCGGGCTGGAGGTTACTGTATTCCAGTACACGGTAGatctctgagtgagtgtgttccTTGGCGCCCAGGGCTAGCAGGGATAGTGCCATAGAGATGCTCACTGGACTGAAAAAGATGTTCTTGCCTTTAGAGTCGGGCAGGGCATTTAGCTTCCTGTACAGACTGAAAGCAAAGTCAGCATTGTGTGGGGAAAGCAGATGGCAGTCTTGGTGGGCACCCTCATGGCTGGGATGGGGCTCCCCTTTGGCGTG
This sequence is a window from Chanos chanos chromosome 4, fChaCha1.1, whole genome shotgun sequence. Protein-coding genes within it:
- the LOC115810086 gene encoding alpha-1-antitrypsin homolog, whose product is MVESKMWDKFSCYLTCGLLLVIACAAAPASNDHGIHSTDHHKHLHHAKGEPHPSHEGAHQDCHLLSPHNADFAFSLYRKLNALPDSKGKNIFFSPVSISMALSLLALGAKEHTHSEIYRVLEYSNLQPAQVNEGYEHLLHMLNHSRDAFQLEMGTSLAIRQGFKPLDKFLQDAQHYYQSQAFTADFSKPDVAAQEINKYIAKKTEDMITDLVKDVDKDAVMMLISYLFFRGKWEKPFNERHTRKADFQVDKNTKLAVDMMSRMGLYDYYIDQANHTTVLMLPYKGNASMMILLPDEGKMQEVEGLLSKDQIKHWHDSLLREMFPVTVPKFSISATYSLADTLKEMGMVSAFSETADFSSISETDQLKVSQVEHKAVLKVDERGTEAAAATTVGFVGFSGVMPRLRIDLNRPFLLLIVEDSTKTILFMGKITDPTAA
- the LOC115810087 gene encoding alpha-1-antitrypsin homolog isoform X2; translation: MWDKFSFYLTFGLLLVIACAAAPASNNHGIHSADHHKHLHHAKGEPHPSHEGAHQDCHLLSPHNADFAFSLYRKLNALPDSKGKNIFFSPLSISMALSLLALGAKEQTHSEIYRVLEYSNLQPAQVNEGYEHLLHMLNHSRDAFQLEMGTSLAVRQGFKPLDKFLQDAQHYYQSEAFTADFSKPDVAAQEINKYIAKKTEDMITDLVKDVDKDTVMMLISYLFFKGKWEKPFEERDTHKADFHVDENTKVTVDMMSNDDFYDYYIDPANHTTVLMLPYKGNASMMILLPDEGKTQEVEGLLSKEQIKHWHDSLLGEMFPVTVPKFSISATYSLADTLKEMGMVSTFSETADFSSISETDQLKVSQVEHKAVLKVDERGTEAAAATTEEFGGLSGVMPRLRIDLNRPFLLLIVEDSTKTILFMGKITDPTAA
- the LOC115810087 gene encoding alpha-1-antitrypsin homolog isoform X1, which encodes MVDNKMWDKFSFYLTFGLLLVIACAAAPASNNHGIHSADHHKHLHHAKGEPHPSHEGAHQDCHLLSPHNADFAFSLYRKLNALPDSKGKNIFFSPLSISMALSLLALGAKEQTHSEIYRVLEYSNLQPAQVNEGYEHLLHMLNHSRDAFQLEMGTSLAVRQGFKPLDKFLQDAQHYYQSEAFTADFSKPDVAAQEINKYIAKKTEDMITDLVKDVDKDTVMMLISYLFFKGKWEKPFEERDTHKADFHVDENTKVTVDMMSNDDFYDYYIDPANHTTVLMLPYKGNASMMILLPDEGKTQEVEGLLSKEQIKHWHDSLLGEMFPVTVPKFSISATYSLADTLKEMGMVSTFSETADFSSISETDQLKVSQVEHKAVLKVDERGTEAAAATTEEFGGLSGVMPRLRIDLNRPFLLLIVEDSTKTILFMGKITDPTAA